A stretch of DNA from Carya illinoinensis cultivar Pawnee chromosome 12, C.illinoinensisPawnee_v1, whole genome shotgun sequence:
CATCAATCGTATAATCTTCTCGATATATTACAATGGCGGAATCCACGTTGTATAAGAAGAAATTAGAAGGCAAAGTGGCCATAGTCACAGGCGGTGCTAGTGGCATCGGGGAGGCGACCGCACAAGTTTTTGCCAAGCATGGTGCACGTATGGTGGTGATTGCTGATGTCCAAAAAGAAGTAGGCCAGCAGGTGGCCAAATCCATTGGCTTGAACCATTCGGCATACATCCATTGTGATGTTACTGATGAAGAGCAGGTCAAAGCCATGGTAGAATGGACGGTCAAGAACTATGGGCAGCTTGACATCATGTTTAGTAATGCGGGGATTTTTAGTAGGTCGGATCAGACCGTACTTGACCTGGACTTATCGGCCCTTGACCATCTATTTGCGATCAATGTGCGCGGCACGGCCGCATGTGTAAAGCATTCAGCACGTGCTATGGTTGAAAGGGGTGTGAGGGGGACCATCGTGTGCACCGCAAGTATAGCAGCAAGCCGAGGTGCATTCCAAAAAACCGATTACTTTATGTCAAAGCACGCAGTGCTTGGGCTTGTTCGATCCGCAAGCAGGCAGCTAGGGGAGCATGGCGTTCGGGTGAACTGTGTATCACCCGCTGTAGTTGCAACTCCAATGTCATACAGTGCATTTGGAATGGATGCAGAGAAGTTGCATGAGGCATTTGAGCCGCATTCAAGCTTAAAAGGTGTTGCACTGAAAGCGGAACATGTGGCGGATGCTGTACTCTTTCTTGCGTCTGATGATTCTGGATTTGTCAATGGGCATGACCTATTGGTTGATGGGGGCTGGCTTGACACTAATACTACCGTCTGGAGATGAAaacaaatgctttaaaaatacTTGTACGAGAAAAATAATGCTAATTAAAAGGGTGTGTATCTAATATATATCGAACTTGGTTTTCTGCAATAAAAGCTTCTTGTGTTTGTTGAGCAAATAAAGTTACCATGTGATAAGTTGCAAACGAGAATGTCATGTATCGATCGtccaataaaatataatgtCTCATGGTTTGATTTCAGACTTGCAAATAGAATCTCACTACAACATATTTGAGTTTTTGTGTAGGTTTAGAATTTGTGAAGGTCACTAAACTTGTTATAACTTATGTACGTGTTTTACCGCCACTGACGTACAATCACCGGCCTGCAATCCAAAAAGGAGATGGCTAGGGAGTTCGTGGAATGCCTCCGAAGCCTAAGTCAATAATCACCGTgaataaaatttcaattaacAGCATTTATTTATCGACGAAACCAAACGCCGGTAGTGGGTGGTCGGTATTTACGTGTTCCGCATCATTACCGGCTTTTGCCCAAACGCTAGGACTTGAAAAACTCATTATCGAAGTCTTTGTACAAATTAACAGCGTTCATCTAAATGCTGCCACTTTGCCTAAATTAACGGCATTTATCTAAATGCCACCACTAGTACGTTACCATCACATTACATAAAATAGCGACATTAAATCAAATTCCGTCACTAGTATGTTCCCGGTGCATTATATAAATTGCTGGCATTTATCTAGACGCCGCCATTAGTACATTGCATATTGTATAAATTAACGGCATTTATGTAAACCCCGTCACTAGTATACGTTGCCACTACATTGCATAAATTAATAGTGTTTATCTAAATGCCACCACAAGTATGTTGCCGGtgcattatataaattaatggcatttatttaaatgccaccgCAATACATTGTCGATGCATTGCATAAATTAACGGCATTTATCCAAACGCTGGCACTAGTATGTTGCTGATGCATTATATAAATGCCACTAGCTATATTTTCTTGACGTTTCATAAGTGCCACCAAACAATAGTAATTGACATTTGCAAGCGTAttctgaattttaaataaacctTGAAGTATTTAAGTTATCGGCATTTTTGAAACACAAACGAATTTAGATAGAAACACATAGCAGTTTACTTATGTCTACATTtaccaataatatgatatcccacaataaaaaatatatataatacacaagttaataataaatataatataatgagtCATTGAtgtaatagagaaaaaaattacaaatcaaatcacaaGAAAGTGAATTAAcaactactatatataatattagtacatGTGAAGAGAgactatttctattgatttctaGAATCCCTTGATTTTTCACTGGCAACTTCAATATCTTCAAATCGTAATCTTAAAAAGTGGCTGAACATTGATATAACCTACATACATAAAGTCAAATCATTAAATAGTTAACTCAATGGATTATTCCGGTAGTGAAAGAAGTTTCTTACCTTGAATTTTTCATCTTGAataaatgacttttttttttttttttgaaactgaGGTTGTCATTAGATTAAACCAGAGATTGAATACAAGAGGGGATAGCATCCACAGTCATGATGCTATTACTAATGCTTAGAGTATCTTTACATAACATGTGAGCTAAGTTATTACAAGTTCTTCTAGTGTGCCTGGCAGACCAGTTGGTGAAGGAATTCAGAGTGATCTTGGTGTCTCTGATTAGAATTCCTATGTATGAGTCTGTTTTAGATGGGGACATCAGGCCATTAACCACTTGTAGAGAGTCTCCTTCTATTATCACTTCTTGCCACCCCGAGTGTTTTGATGAACATGGAAGCTTGATATGCTGCAAAGGCTTTAGCTAGAAGAGGTTATGGGAAAAGACTATGATTCATTCTTAATGTAGCATGCACCTTCCCTTCCCAATCACGTATTACTGCCCCTACTCTCACCTTGCAGTTGAGTTTGTCAATTCCAGCATCCCAATTAAGCTTCATTTTTCCTTGTGGAGAGGCTTCCCATTGCGCCTTAGCATTTGAATGAGTGGAATCTGCCTGAGCTGGCTGTTGAGATTGGTGAAGTTCTGCAATGAGTAACTTGACAGCTTGGATGATAGAGTTGGGATTTGAGAACTGATTATTGAAGACCAAGTCATTCCttcttttccaaataagccaTGCAATAAGAGCAAATTCtagcatctcttcttcttcaaaggACTCGAGTAGAGATTCCAATAGGGCTTTGAAAGACTGGAAAAAGTTGGTTTTTTGTATCTTTTTCCCACATTGACTCCAAACATCTTGCGTAGTGGGGCATTCCCATAAAGCGTGCTCAATTGTTTCAGGTTGGAGCTTGCATATGGGGCAGACATCTTCTTTAGTGGCCTTCCTTTGGTAGAGTTTGGCTTTGGTAGGGATGGCATTTAAGCATGCTCTCCACAGGAAGGTCTTATTTGTAGGTGGAGTCTTAAGATGCCAAATCTTTGTCCAGGGCAGCTATTCACTTGATTCTTTTGAGGATTGTCCCTTCCTTTGGTTCTCAATCTCTATTTTTAGGTGGTATGCTGACTTGACTGTAAAGGGAACATGTGGTGGTGCATCTCCAGATCATCCTATCTGGTGTAGGGTAAGGGCTGAGAGGAATTCTTTTAAGGATGCCAGCTTCTACCCTGTTGAAAATGGCTTATACTAATGGGAGATTCCATTGGTGGGAGGTCTTGTCGATGAGCATGGCAACCTTTGAGTCAGTTGGGAGGAACCTAATGGTGCTCTGAGGTTGGTAGGATGTCTTATGTGGAAACCATTTATCATTCCATATTTCCACTGACTGTCCATCTCCCACACGCCAGAATAATCCTTCCTTCAGTAAGGGTCTTGCTGAGGTGAAGCTTTGCCATAAAAATGAGGAGTTGTTTCCAGTTTTTGCAGAGAGAAAGGAGTTATGTTTGAAGTACTTCTCTTTTAGAACCTTGGCAGCGAGGGAATTGGGGGGTAGTTATGACTCTCCAACCTTGTTTTGCTAGGAGGGCATAATTGAAGTTCTCAATGTCCCTAAGGCCCAGCCCTCCTAAGGTCTTTGATTTTGACATTTGGCTCCATGGTACCCAGAGTATCTTGTGTTCTTGTGCTTTTTGTCCCCACCAGAAGGACCTTACTAGCTTGTTTAGTTCCTTAAGAAGCTATTTGGGCAACTTGAAGATCCCCATGCTGTATGTTGGATTGCTTGGATGACTGCCTTGATGAGTGTTTCCTTGCCTGCCTAAGAAAGCAACTTTGTTTTCCAGCTACTCAGTTTTGCTTGAACTCTATCCAGTATGCCCTTGAAAGACTGAGATCTGGATCTTCCTACAAGGGCTGGCAAGCCCAAGTATTTCTCATATGAGTCCTGCAATGCTTGTTACTATTTCTCGGGTGTGTTCTCTAATGTTAAAGCTGAAGAAAATTGAGATCTTGTCCTTGTTCAGTCTCTGTCCTGATGCTTTTTCATAGGAGTCCAGTAGAAGAGTAGAGTTTACTCCATTCAATGGAGTTTGCTTTACAAAATAGAAGGgagtcatctgcaaagaaaagaTGGTTAATGTGTAGGTGATGTTTCCTGATGGGTAGACCTGTGATCAGCTTGTTGTGTTCAGCTTGGTTCAGGAGACGACTGAGAGCTTCAGTGCATAAAATGAAAAGGTAGGGGGAGagggggtccccttgccttatGCCTCGAAAGGGGCAGAAGAAAGGTTGTCTCTCCATTGATGATGAGGGAGTAGGACACTGATGATACACATTTCATGATGAGTCCAATCCAAGTTGTAGAAAACCCCATCTTCTCCATGACAGCTTCCATGAAGACCCATTATatcctatcataggccttgctcatgtccagtTTTAAAGTCATGAAGCCCTCTCTACctttcaatcttgctttcatgGTGTGTAGAGATTCATAAGCCATAATGATGTTATCCATGATGAGTCTTCTAGGCACAAAGGCAGTCTGAGTAGGGGAAATGATGCTTGGTAAAACTGTCAAAGTCTTTGCAATTATCTTGTAAAAGACATTGCATAGGCTAATTGGTCTAAAATCTATGACTGTAGATGGGTTCAGCTCCTTTGGGATGAGAGCTATGAaggtttcattgatttttttgtcCCAAACTCCTCCATTTAAGACCTCTAGAGTTGCCTTACAGACACTAGTGCTCACTGTCTCccagtattttttgaaaaataaggcAGGGAACCCATCAGACCCAGGGGATCCAAGAGGATCATGCTAAAGATGGTCTCTTTGATTTCCATTTCAGTGAATTCAGTGGAGAGTTTTAAGTTCATGTCTTCTATAACTGAGTGCTTCATGTGGGAAATACAGTTCTCAATGCCTACAGGATGTGAGGTTGAGAAGTGGTTTGTGAAGAAGCTCTGAAGTACATTACATATTTCTTGAGGGTCCTGGGTAATAAGTCCTGATTCTGATTGGATCCTACTGATTGTGTTGGTTTTTTTCCTCTGGCTTGAACACTTGTGGAAGAAATTAGTATTTCGATCACCATCTTTTAACCATGCCTGTTTAGCTCTTTGCTTCCATTTTAGATTTTCTTCATCCATGATAACATTTATCTCTTGTTGAACCTTCTTGATTTCCTCATACAAATTGCTCTGGTTTGACTCTTGCAGGTGTTTTAGGAGTTCTGATTTCTCTATTAACCTTTTCCCTTGGTCTCTTTTTCTGGTTTTACTGCATGACTTTAGTCTATCCTTGCAGAGGTTGAGTCCTTGTAAGGTCCTGTGTAATCTGTTTGGATGGTTTGTAGGGGAGTCCCATGCTTTTTTGATGAGGCTAGTGTATGTCATCATGTATTGTCCAGGctgcttcaaatctaaaaattctcttcttttcctctgTGTGATTGGCCTTTGGTCTGGACAAGGATAGGCTTGTGGTCTGATTGGGTGCAATCTAGGTGGTTCACTGAGTTATTGGCAAAATGATTGATCCAGAGGGTATTCCCACATGTCCTATCAAGTCTTTCCTTAGTGAATGAATTGCCCTCTCTATTATTAGACCATGTGAATCTGTCTCCACTGAAGCCCAGGTCATACAGGTTGTAATGGGAGAGTGCATTTCTGAATTGCACCATTTGTCTATAAGGTCTGAAAGAGGCACCGAATTTCTTTCTTTGGTGTGTGATTTCATTGAAGTCACCTAAGCACAACCATGGGATGTTTGCTG
This window harbors:
- the LOC122290040 gene encoding (+)-cis,trans-nepetalactol synthase NEPS1-like; the encoded protein is MAESTLYKKKLEGKVAIVTGGASGIGEATAQVFAKHGARMVVIADVQKEVGQQVAKSIGLNHSAYIHCDVTDEEQVKAMVEWTVKNYGQLDIMFSNAGIFSRSDQTVLDLDLSALDHLFAINVRGTAACVKHSARAMVERGVRGTIVCTASIAASRGAFQKTDYFMSKHAVLGLVRSASRQLGEHGVRVNCVSPAVVATPMSYSAFGMDAEKLHEAFEPHSSLKGVALKAEHVADAVLFLASDDSGFVNGHDLLVDGGWLDTNTTVWR